From Oncorhynchus kisutch isolate 150728-3 unplaced genomic scaffold, Okis_V2 scaffold639, whole genome shotgun sequence:
atagtaCAGTCTGTTATATatcagggtaatgtatatgatattacagtctgttatataccagggtaatgtatatgatagtctgttatataccagggtaatgtatatgatagtctggtatataccagggtaatgtatatgatagtctgttaaataccagggtaatgtatatgatattacagtctgttatataccagggtaatgtatacgatagtctgttatataccagggtaatgtatatgatagtaTGTTATATACCatggtaatgtatatgatagtctgttatataccagggtaatgtatatgatattacagtctgttatataccagggtaatgtattgtacagtctgttatataccagggtaatgtatatgatagtctgttatataccagggtaatgtatatgatagtaCAGTCTGTTATATatcagggtaatgtatatgatagtctgctatataccagggtaatgtatatgatattacagtctgttatataccagggtaatgtatatgatattacagtctgttatataccagggtaatgtatatgatagtctgttatataccatggtaatgtatatgatagtctgttatataccagggtaatgtatatgatattacagtctgttatataccagggtaatgtatatgatagtctgttatataccatggtaatgtatatgatagtctgttatataccagggtaatgtatatgatattacagtctgttatataccagggtaatgtatatgatagtctgttatataccagggtaatgtatatgatagtgCAGTCTGgtatataccagggtaatgtatatgatagtaCAGTCTGTTATATATCcgggtaatgtatatgatagtctgttatataccatggtaatgtatatgatagtctgttatataccagggtaatgtatatgatagtctgttatataccagggtaatgtatacgatagtctgttatataccagggtaatgtatatgatattacagtctgttatataccagggtaatgtattGTACAGTCTGTTATATatcagggtaatgtatatgatagtctgttatataccatggtaatgtatatgatagtctgttatataccagggtaatgtatatgatattacagtctgttatataccagggtaatgtatatgatagtctgttatataccagggtaatgtatatgatagggctgttatataccagggtaatgtatatgacagtctgttatataccagggtaatgtatatgatattaCAGTCTGTTATATATCAGGGTAATGTATATTacagtctgttatataccaggggtaatgtatatgatagtctgttatataccagggtaatgtatatgatattacagtctgttatataccagggtaatgtatatgatagtctgttatataccagggtaatgtatatgatagtctgttatataccagggtaatgtatatgatagtctgttatataccagggtaatgtatatgatagtctgttatatatcagggtaatgtatatgatagtctgttatatatcagggtaatgtatatgatagtctgttatataccagggtaatgtatatgatattacagtctgttatataccatggtaatgtatatgatagtctgttatataccagggtaatgtatatgatagtctgttatataccagggtaatgtatatgatagtacattctgttatataccagggtaatgtatatgatagtctgttatataccagggtaatgtatatgatattataccctgtgtgtgtctctgtgtctctgtgtgtgtctctgtccctgtgtgtgtctctgtgtgtgtctctgtgtgtccctgtgtctctgtgtgtgtctctgtccctgtgggtgtctctgtccctgtgtgtgtctctgtccctgtgtgtgtctatgtgtgtgtctatgtgtgtgtctctgtgtgtctctgtccctgtgtctgtctgtgtctctgtgtgtctctgtgtgtgtctgtgtgtgtccctgtgtctctgtgtgtgtctctgtccctgtgtctctgtgtgtgtctctgtccctgtgtgtgtctctgtccctgtgtgtgtctctgtgtgtgtctctgtgtgtctctgtccctgtgtctgtgatgtagaacagagcagagccagAAGGGTCGTTACCTCCATGGTGATACCCTCCTGCACCAGACAGAGCCCCTCCCTGCTCTTCATCTCTGAGGACTGTAGTAACTGCTCTCCGTCTGCATCTCTGTCAactggtcacacacacagagagagaggggggaaacatGGTTGATAAACAAAGTCAACATCTCTTTGGGATCTCACAGAACAAGGCCCTGGAGAGCTGTAATACTCCACTTTAAACACCAGaaaatcagagacagagagagagagagagagacagagacagagagacagagagagagagagagagagagagagagagagagacagagagacagagagacagagagacagagagacagagagacagagagacagagaaaccaagaagagagagagagagagagacagagacagagagagagagagagagcgagagagggagaaaccaaggagagagagagacacagagagagagagagagagagagagagagagagagagagagaggagagagagagagagagagagaagatagagacagaggagagacagagacagagacagagagagagagatagagacagagagagaagacacagagagagaaacaagaagagagagacaacgagagagagagggagagagagagacagagagagagagagagacagagagagagagagacagagagacagagagacagagacagagtgagagagagagagaaaccaagaagagagagagagagagagagagagacagagacagagacagagacagagagagagagagagagagagagagagagagagagagagagagagagaggagagagagagagagagcgagcgagagagggagaaaccaaggagagagagagagagagagagagagagacagagagagacagagagagacagagagagagagagagagagagacacacagagagagaaaaccaaggagagagagagacacagagagagagagagagagagagagagagagagagagacagagagagagagagagagagagagagagagagagagacagagacagagacagagacagagacagagacaNNNNNNNNNNNNNNNNNNNNNNNNNNNNNNNNNNNNNNNNNNNNNNNNNNNNNNNNNNNNNNNNNNNNNNNNNNNNNNNNNNNNNNNNNNNNNNNNNNNNCCCTAGGAGCCCCCCCTAGGAGCCCCCCCCTAGGAGCCCCCCCCTAGGAGCCCCCCCTAGGAGCCCCCCCCTAGGAGCACCCCCTAGGAGCCCCCCctaggagcccccccccccctaggagcCCCCCCCCTAGGAGCCCCCCCCTAGGAGCCCCCCCCCTAGGAGCCCCCCCCTAGGAGCCCACCCCCCTAGGAGCCCCCCCCCTAGGAGCCCCCCCTAGGAGCCCCCCCCTAGGAGCCCCCCCCTAGGAGCCCCCCCCCTAGGAGCCCCCCCCTAGGAGCCCCCCCTAGGAGCCCCCCCCCTAGGAGCCCCCCCCCCTAAATGTCTGTCGTAAACATCGCAGCTTTTGAGGGGGTGACGGAACGGGTACAGATGAAGAGATAATCAGACTATAATCTCTTTCTTATTGTTGCCCTGTTCGATAATTCACAACCTTGATGAGGTATTTATTATTCCTCCACATTCTGTTTACCAGTTCCACAAAAGCTGGGCCACGGCggctcagtggtgtgtgtgtgtgtgtgtgtgttaggagctCAGTGTAAATATTTTCACCAGACAGTCTGTTTTGGCATCACTGTGTTTACTTTAGCCCACCGACCAGAGGACCGACCCGACTGGGGAAACACACTCATTCAGTCCATGTTTAAATGTCATCTTCATTACTACACCAACACCACAAGCAGAGGACTGGTCTGATCACATCCTGTCAAACCTGGAGGTTAAAATGTATGGCTGGAGAGTTGTCACAGTATTACAGgggaagggggggagggggaggcgggagggggggggaggggtaatgaaggagggggaggaggaaggggaagaagaagggagggggaggaaggaagaggagggaggagaggaagagggggagggaggagaggggaacgggggggaggaggaagaggagggaacgggggggaggaggaagaggagggagggaggaagaggagggaggagagggggagggaggaagaggagggaggaaggcggGGGGAacggggggggggaggaggaaagaggagggaacggggggggggggaggaggaggaagagggggaggagagggggagggaggaagaggagggaggagagggggttaTGCAGCCTGTTTGGTTTTGACACCTTTAGATGTTTAGGTTCGTCAGAACAACACTGAGTTCTCAGACTGCCATGTTAACCACctgattcctgtgtgtgtgttggtgttgtgtggtgtgtgtgtgtgtgtgtgtgtgctctctgccCTGCAGTGTCCCATGGTTGTCCACCCCCTGTTATGTATTGATTAGGGTTCATAAGGGCACTGAAGGAGGTTGTAAACCAGGGAGGAGTGTTTAGTGGTGATCACTGGGGCATGtctacacccccctccctcccccatcaacCTCCCACCCCTCTGCAGCATCCTTgtgaccccccctcctcccccctcaacCTCCCCACCCTTCTTGCAGCATCCTTgtgacccccccctccctccctccccctcagcctCCTACCCCTCTGCAGCATCCTTgtgaccccccctccctcccacccctctgCAGCAGCCTTGTTGGACCCcttacccctccctcccctccctctccctcaacctCCCACCCCTCTGCAGCATCCTTGTGACcccttacccctccctccctcccccttagCCTCCTACCCCTCTGCAGCATCCTTGTGACcccccctccctcgccctccctccccctcaacctCCCACCCCTCTGCAGCAGCCTTgtgacccccctccctccccctcaacctCACCCACCCCTCTGCAGCAGCCTTGTGACcccttacccctccctccctctccctcaacctCCCACCCCTCTGCAGCATccttgtgaccccccccccctccctcgccctccctcccctcaACCTCCCACCCTCTGCAGCATCCTTGTGACcccttacccctccctccctcccccctcagcCTCCTACCCCTCTGCAGCATCCTTGTGACCCCCCTCCctcgccccctccctcccccctcaaaCCTCCCACCCCTCTGCCTCATCCTTgtgacccccccctccctcccacccctctgCAGCAGCCTTgtgacccccctccctccccctcaacctCCCACCCCTCTGCAGCAGCCTTGTGACcccttacccctccctccctctcttccctcaacCTCCCACCCCTCTGCAGCATCCTTGTGACcccccctccctcgccctccctccccctcaacctCCCACCCCTCTGCAGCATCCTGTGTGACcccttacccctccctccctccctccccctcatcctcctACCCCTCTGCAGCATCCTTgtgacccccccctccctcgccctccctccACCTCAACCTCCCACCCCTCTGCAGCATCCTTGTGAccccccctcaccctccctccccctcaacctCCCACCCCTCTGCAGGCAGCCTTgtgacccccctccctccccctcaacctcccacccctctgtgtgtgtgtgtgtgtgtgtgtgtgtgtgggtgtgtgtgtgtgtgtgtgtgctctctgccCTGCAGTGTCCCATGGTGTCCACCCCCTGTATGCTATTGATTAGGGTTCATAAGGGCACTGGAGGAGGTTGTAAACCAGGGAGGAGTGTTAGTGGTGATCACTGGGGCATGTctacaccccctccctcccccatcaacCTCCCACCCCTCTGCAGCATCCTTgtgacccccccctccctccccctcaacctCCCACCCCTCTGCAGCATCCTTTgtgaccccccctccctccctcccccctcagcCTCCTACCCCTCTGCAGCATCCTTgtgaccccccctccctccccacccctctgCAGCAGCCTTGTgaccccctcccaccccctcGACCTCCCACACCTCTGGCGCAGCGAGCCCTTGTGACCCCTTACCCCTGCCCGTCCCTGCTCCCTCAACCGTCCCACCCGCTCTGCAGCATCCTGTGtgacccccctcccttccctcgccctccctccccctcaacctCCCCACCCCTCTGCAGCATCCTTGTGACcccttacccctccctccctccccctcagcctCCTACCCCTCTGCAGCATCCTTGTGaccccctccctcgccctccctccccctcttcctcccacccCTCTGCCAGCATCCTTGTGAAACCCCCCTACCtcgccctcccctccccctcaaccTCCCACCCCTCTGCAGGCAGCCTTgtgacccccctcccctccccctcaacATCCCACCCCGCCAGCAGCCTTGTGACccttacccctcctccctctcagccTCAACCTCCCACCACTCTGCAGCAGCCTTGTGACCACTTACCCCCTCCTCCCTGACCTCCATACACCTCTGCAGCAGCCCTTGACccttacccctcctcctcccgaCCTCCTACACCTAGTCCTCTGCCTCAGTCCTCTCTCATTTCAATTCAGGGGCTTTATTACCATGGGAACACATGTGTTTACATTGTTAAATGCAGGTGGaaaatagatcataaacaaaggtgaaataatCAATAATTAATGAGACAGTAAACATTACGTCAAGGTTCAAAGGATTATACACATGTCATTATGTCTGTAATACAGTGTTGTAACCATGTGGAaatagtctgtcttctctctctccttgtctctgtctccttctctctctctctccttctctctctctctctccttgtactctgtctctctctctctctctctctctccttgtctctgtcttctctctctctctctctctctctctctctctactccttgtctctgtctctctctctctctctctctctccttgtctctgctctctctctcgtctctctctctctctccttgtctctgctctgtctctctctctctctctctctctctctccttgtctctgtctctctctctccttgtctctctctctctctccttgtctctgtctctctctctccttgtcctctgtctctctgtcatctctcctgtctctgtctctctctctccttgtctctgtctctctgtctctctctatctctctctatcatctctctctgtctctctatctctatctctctccttgtctctgtctctctctctctctccttgtctctgtctctctctctccttgtctctgtctctctctctctgtctcttctctctctctctgtcctctgtctctactgtctcatgctctctctgtctttctccttctgtctctctctccttctgtctctctctgtctctctgtctttctctctctctctctctctctctctctctctctctctctccctctctctctctctctctctctcttctgtgtctctctcagaattcaattcaatttaagtgctttattggcatggaaaccacattgccaaagcaagagaAATAGATAAGAACAAAAGTGATTATtaaatctctgtgtgtgtttgttttcctGTGCAGGACGACCATGGAGAGTGGTTCTAGCTCCACCAGTCGCAGCGCCTCAGAGAGCTCCAAGACCCTTCCCAAGCCCCGTCGCCTCCAGCAGGCCGCCCCCCTCCGACCCAGACCTGCCCCCAGGTGAGTGATGGCTCCGTGGCCACAGGGAGTACTCTACCCCCCCTGCTTCACGCTGACCACCAGGCAGGGCTAGGCCTCAGTGGGTGGATGAATCACTGACAGGACAGGTCTTATCAGAAAAGGGGCGTCTGACCACCGCGGTCCTCGATGCGTTCCTATTCCCTAGGCCTGTGCATCCTGTTCAAAGTAGGGCaccatctagggaatagggtgtaatttgggattcCAGTCGTCCCACAGGACAGGGATTCCCAACCTCTCTCCTCCTAATGACACGCCCCTAACAACGACACTTAGCAACACAATACAGTCGTCGTGTGAGTGAGGCTGTAAACCCAGATCTGTTAGGACTTTATCAATGAAACATCTCTGAGCTGACTTCAGAGAGGCCGAAGTTATGACTCATTTTACTGTCCGGAGAGACTCTCTGCAGGCGTAATGATGAATCCATCACTCACTCAATTACTACCATGTCAACCTACCACTCATTTACTACCATGTCAACTTACCAAAATCATTTACTACCATGTCAACTTACCACTCAATATACTACCATGTCAACTTACCAAAATAATTTACTACCATGTCAACTTACCACTCAATTACTACCATGTCAACTTACCAAAATCATTTATTACCATGTCAACTTACCTCTCATTTACTACCATGTCAACTTACCAAAATCATTTACTACCATGTCAACTTACCAAAATCATTTACTACCATGTCAACATACCACTCAAATACTACCATGTCAACCTACCACTCATTTACTACCATGTCAACTTACCTCTCAATTTACTACCATGTTAACTTACCACTCATTTACTACCATGCAACTTACCTCTCAATTTACTACCATGTTAACTTACCACTCAATTTACTACCATGTCAACTTACCTCTCATTTACTACCATGTCAACTTACCAAAATCATTTACTACCATGTCAACTTACCAAAATCATTTACTACCATGTCAACTGACCACTCAATATACTACCATGTCAACTTACCACTCATTTACTACCATGTCAACTTACCAAAATCATTTACTACCATGTCAACCTACCACTCAATTTACTACCATGTCAACTTACCACTCAATTTACTACCATGTCAACTTACCACTCAATTACTACCATGTCAACTTACCTCTCATTTACTACCATGTCAACCTACCACTCATTTACTACCATGTCAACCTACCACTCATTTACTACCATGTCAACTTACCACTCATTTACTACCATGTCAACTTACCACTCAATTACTACCATGTCAACTTACCACTCATTTACTACCATGTCAACCAGTAGAGCTGTGTGTAGACCAGTATCCCAGGACAGTAGAGCAGTATCCCAGACCAGTAGAGCTGTATCCCAGACCAGTAGAGCTGTGTGTAGACCAGTATCCCAGACCAGTAGAGCAGTATCCCAGACCAGTAGAGCAGTATCCCAGACCAGTAGAGCAGTATCCCAGACCAGTAGAGCTGTATCCCAGACCAGGGTGTAGAGCAGTGAGTCGCTAGGAGCTGAGGAATGGAGAGTGAGAGTCGTTGTAAACCTCTTAATCTGTAATTAAATTGTAGAGAATAAAAAGCTCAGGACTATATGGACAGTGTAGCTGTCGGCCAGCCAGCCTGTAAACTGCAGTTTTTACAGTGTTGAAATAGCCTGTCTGGGGAAACCTCCGTGCTCTGGGGAAACCTCCGTGCTGTATCACAACCCACTCTGGGGAAATCTCCGTGCTGTATCACAACCCACTCTGGGGAAACCTCCGTGCTCTGGGGAAACCTCCGTGCTGTATCACAACCCACTCTGGAGAAACCTCCGTGCTGTATCACCACCCACTCTGGGGAACCTCCGTGCTCTGGGGAACCTCCGTGCTGTCAACCCACTCTGGGGGAACCTCCGTGCTGTATCACCACCCACTCTGGGGAACCTCCGTGCTCTGGGGAACCTCCGTGCTCTGGGGAACCTCCGTGCTGTATCACAGACCACTCTGGGGAACCTCCGTGCTGTATCACAACCCACTCTGGGGAACCTCCGTGCTCTGGGGAACCTCCGTGCTCTGGGGAACCTCCGTGCTGTATCACAGACCACTCTGGGGAACCTCCGTGCTGTATCACCACCCACTCTGGGGAACCTCCGTGCTGTATCACAGACCACTCTGGGGAACCTCCGTGCTGTATCACCACCCACTCTGGGGAACCTCCGTGCTGTATCACAACCCACTCTGGGGAACCTCCGTGCTGTATCACAACCCACTCTGGGGAACCTCCGTGCTGTATCACCACCCACTCTGGGGAAACCTCCGTGCTGTATCACAACCCACTCTGGGGGAACCTCCTCTGGGGAAACCTCCTCTGGGGAAACCTCCTCTGGGGGAATCTCCTCTGGGGAAACCTCCTCTGGGGAAACCTCCTCTGGGGAAACCTCCTCTGGGGAACCTCCGTGCTCTGGGGAAACATCCTCTGGGGAAACCTCCTCTGGGGAACCTACGTGCTCTGGGGAAACCTCCGTGCTGTATCACCACCCACTCTGGGGAAACCTCCGTGCTGTATCACCACCCACTCTGGGAAACCTCCGTGCTCTGGGGAAACCTCCGTACTCTGGGGGAATCTCAGTGCTCTGGGGAAACCTCCGTGCTCTGGGGAACCTCCGTGCTCTGGGGAAACCTCCGTGCTCTGGGGGAACCTCCGTGCTCTGGGGAAACCTCCGTGCTCTGGGGAACCTCCGTGCTCTGGGGAAACCTCCGTGCTCTGGGG
This genomic window contains:
- the LOC116360854 gene encoding proline-rich receptor-like protein kinase PERK2, whose translation is MSTPPPSPINLPPLCSILPPTPLQHPCDPPSLPTPLQQPCDPLPPPRPPTPLAQRALVTPYPCPSLLPQPSHPLCSILCDPPPFPRPPSPSTSPPLCSILVTPYPSLPPPQPPTPLQHPCDPLPRPPSPSSSHPSASILVKPPYLALPSPSTSHPSAGSLVTPLPSPSTSHPASSLVTLTPPPSQPQPPTTLQQPCDHLPPPP